TAATAAGGCGAGTCGTTTTTCAGGACGATCGCCACGTTACCCGCGTCATTGACCAGCGACCACTTAACATTATTTAAACCATCAATAAAGCTGCCCTTCAATGAGGCCGGACGATAAAAGAATTTAATCCGCGAACGTAAAGCCAGATTAAGTTTGCTTTTCCCTTCCGCATTCTTATCTTTAGGTGGAATTTCCAGCACGTTAAACCAAAAAATACTCTCTTTATCCTGCGCTAACGCCTTACCGGTCCAGGTAATACGCACGCTCTGGCCTTTTTGTGGATCAAGACGCGAGACGGGGGGAGTGACAATAAACGGTAGCTTCATTTTAGCCGGATCGCCGTTTTCATTACCGTCATCCAGCCAGGATTGGACCAATAAAGGCGACCTGCCCTCATTTACCATTTTTACCGTTACTTCTTTCGCCGATTCAGGGTAAATGACCCGCGTTCCCTGAATCACCACGCTGGCCAGTGATGAAGTTGTAGTGAGCGTCATCAAACACGCAATAAATAGCGAACATGAATACCTTTTCATATAAATCCCTTTGACAGAAACAATATTTTTACACTATGCAAATCTGATATATAAACCAACCAAATATATTTTAGCTATTTTATTCAACATTAATAATTACGGTAGCATCGGCAGTAACAATGCCCGCGCCGGGCGTACCGTAGGCGATATAACCGACTGAATAGGTTGACGCCCAGTTAAAGCAGACTCGTTCACCTTCCTCTAATTTATAACAACGGCCGCGATCTACATATTCATAATCTTTTCGGCTACCCGTCTGGAAATTCACGACTGAGCCCGGTGGTGTTGATTGATCCTGTACCAGGAAACCAACGTTTACCGCGCCTGATAAGGCGGTATTTTTTAACGCATAGGTTGCAGGGTCGGTCTCTCCGCTCGTCACCCAACGAATATTCGGATAATATTGTTCGGCCTGAGTGCACTCAGAACGTATAGCGAAACTCTTTTGATGCAGCGCGCCTGAAGTCGCCCCCTGAAGTTCCTTCAGGGAAGCCGTCTCTAACGCAATAGTGGTGCTGCTCACGCCATCCACCTCGACCCATACTTTACATTGTGTGGGTATAGGCTCGACGAAAGCCGAAACAACAATTTCAGGCGTCTGTACCGTGTCGTAAACCGGCGCTGCACCATAAACACAGAAAGCCATCAGAGACAAAAGGAATGGTAAATATTTCATTTTCTTCCCCTGTTACTCAAATGTGGCAGTAAACATAATAGAAGCTTGCAGGAAACCGTAGTTCACGTTCACACCGTAAGGCACGACACCCACTATAAAATTAAAATCAGCCCTTTTTACATCGCCATCCTGGACAAGGGTCTGCGTATTTTCCGCCGTGCTAAAATCAATCATCATATTCTGATCGGTATCTTTAAAAACGAAGCCAAACTGATTATTTCTATCTTCAGATTTTATTGCGAGGGTGGCGGCATCAACCTCCTGCGATGTACTTATTTTTCCTGTCACTGTTGACGCCTTATATCCGGACGGGCAGGAAACGCGGAAATAATAATCTCCCGCATTCGATACCCAAGTAATATCACCTATGGCTGGCAGAGTATCGATCACGAGCCCGCCGACATAAAGAGCACTTAATGGTGTTCCCGTGTAGGAATAAAGTTCCACCTTACAAGTTAACTCCGTCACCCGACCGGTAAATTCATATTCCACCGTATCGGCAGCACGCGCTGAATTAACCCACGCCAGCCCAGACAGCAGCAGAACAATTAATTTATTCACAGACGCTCCGTCAGGCATAGGTCAGGGTAAAGGTCGCCGCCGCATGTACGTCGCCCTTTTCCGGCACACCATAAGGCATATAACCCACTTCAAACTTAAATGAGGCGCTGTCCTCATTGCTAAAAGCTAACGTGAACTGCTGCGTTGCACTGAAATCAACAACAGTATCGGTAATTTTATCTTTAATTTGTAGGCCGACATATTTTGCGCCAGTCGTATCGGTAATCGTATTTTTTAAATGAACAGAAAAATTGGAACCTTCGATCTCCCCGTCAGTGGTAAATTTTCCCGTCACTTCATGCCAGTTTGAAGGTGAAGAACAACTGACATTAATCGTAAATTCCTTCGGCGAAACAGGAAAGCTTCGTGCATCATGTAATGCCTGTGTGGTCACCTCCTCCAACGCTATCGAAGTACCGTCTCCCGGCGTTTGTACGGTACAGGTTGTGCTATAAATACGCCCCTGCACAATAAGTTCCGCATCAGGGGCAACCGCAGCCAGCGCCCCTTGCCCGTTTAACAGACCGAATATCATCAGGAGCAACAATAACGGTTTTCCTTTACGCATACGCCCTCCCTCCTGGATGAAAAAGCAGGGCTCAACGGCCCTGCCTGACATTATTTTGATATTACTGATACGTTGCGATAAACATGGCGTCAGCTGCAACCAGACCGCCGCTGACGGTGCCGGTTTTCAGGTAGCCAACGTTGTAGTTAAACAGCATTGGCGCCGCAGTATCGATCACTTTCGCCTGGCGATCCGCGGTGGTAAACGTCTGGACTGCATTGCTGCTGTCTTTGTTTTGCACCTGGAAACCAACCCCTTGCGCACCCGCAGCAGAAACGTCGGTGTTATCCAGCGCAGAAGTGCTGGCATTAACCGCTGTTCCTTTTGCAGCCGCCAGATAGCCTGTTACAGTGGCATAGCTCGCACCGGTAATTTTGTCTTTGGAACCCTGGGCCGTACAATCCAGAGAGACTGTGAAGTCTTTTTTCATTACCGAGTCAGTGGTGGCTGCCGAGACGGTCTTAACGTCAGTCGGATCCAGTTGCACTGAAGTTCCTCCCCCTAAAAGCGCTGCCGTACAGATGTTAGTCTGTACTTCACCGGCAAAGTGAATATCCGCAGAGTCCTGATCGCCCGCAAAAGCGCTTCCTGCAAATGCCATAGCAATGGCTGCAATAGTAAATTTTTTCATTTTTTTCCCTTGGTGATAAATATCCAATACCATAATTTATGGTGTCTGCATTCCTACCAGAGGTGATGCGATAAAATTATATCCCAAGTGAAGAGACACTATGTGCCAGAAAACATCATTAGATTTATTTTTAGGAAAACATCAATATGAAATAATTATCAGTTAATAAATAAAATAACACCACCAAATAATTAAAAATAAACTTCAAACAGATGTATTAATTTTAAAATTATATAATCAACAAGATACTTTATGAATATATGTTATCTGTAATTTATCCGATAATAATAAATGAACCTGTAAATAGTCCTACTATAATATTTCGTCCTGGACAATCATTCGTTATATCGCATCAGAATGCCAGGACGTGTATTTATCCCCTTCTCGCCAGCGTCGCCCCATCGGCAAAATAGGCTTTAATCCCTGCCAGAATCGACTCTGCAACTTCCTGCTGGAAGGTCGCCGTTTTGAGTTTGCGCTCTTCCTCAACGTTACTGATAAATGCCGTTTCGACCAGAATGGACGGGATATCCGGCGCTTTCAGTACCGCAAACCCGGCCTGTTCAACTTGGTTCTTATGCAGGTTGTTGATTTTACCAAGCTTATTCAATACCGCTTTACCAAACTTCAGGCTGTCGGCGATGGTCAGCGACTGCACCATGTCAAACATGGTGTGGTCGACGTAACGGTCACCGCTCTTACTGACGCCACCAATGAGATCCGAGGCGTTCTGGGTCTGCGCCAGATATTTCGCTGCGGTACTGGTCGCGCCTTTGGTCGAGAGCGCAAACACCGAAGAACCGCTGGGTTGTCGACTGGTAAAGGCATCGGCGTGAATAGAGACAAACAGGTCTGCGCGCTGCTTCTGCGCTTTTGCCACACGGACTTTAAGCGGAATGAAAATATCTTCATTTCGCGTCATAAAGACCTTCATGTTGCCCTCTTTCTCTATGAGAGCTCGCAGACGGCGGGCAATCTGCAGTACCACATCTTTTTCACGCGTCTTGTATTTCCCCACCGCACCGGAGTCTTCCCCGCCGTGGCCCGGATCCAACATAATGACAATGGGGCGATCGCGTCCCGCTTTGCCCGGCTGTGGGCCACTCTGCGCAGGCGGTACCTGTTTATCCAGATCGCCCCTGTTGTAATCTTCCAGCAATGCCAGCAGCGGATCCTGAACATCCTGGGCATTTGCGGGATAGAGATCCATCACCAGACGTTCTTTAAAGCCCGCCACCGGTGCCAGGGCAAAAAGTTGCGGCTTCACATTCTGTTTCAGCTCGAACACCATCCGTACGGTCTTTGGATCAAACTGGCCAACGCGCGCCGACTTAATATACGGATCGTCAGGACGAATCTGCGCTCCCATGCCCTTGAGCACCGAATTCAAATTAACGTCTTCAATATCCACAACCACACGCTCAGGATTACTCAGGGCAAA
This window of the Citrobacter freundii ATCC 8090 = MTCC 1658 = NBRC 12681 genome carries:
- a CDS encoding fimbrial protein, giving the protein MRKGKPLLLLLMIFGLLNGQGALAAVAPDAELIVQGRIYSTTCTVQTPGDGTSIALEEVTTQALHDARSFPVSPKEFTINVSCSSPSNWHEVTGKFTTDGEIEGSNFSVHLKNTITDTTGAKYVGLQIKDKITDTVVDFSATQQFTLAFSNEDSASFKFEVGYMPYGVPEKGDVHAAATFTLTYA
- the amiC gene encoding N-acetylmuramoyl-L-alanine amidase AmiC (Like AmiA, dependent on TAT (Twin-Arginine Translocation) system for export.) — its product is MSGSNSAISRRRLLKGAGAMWLLSVSQVGLAAASQVVAVRIWPASSYTRVTVESNRLLKYKQFALSNPERVVVDIEDVNLNSVLKGMGAQIRPDDPYIKSARVGQFDPKTVRMVFELKQNVKPQLFALAPVAGFKERLVMDLYPANAQDVQDPLLALLEDYNRGDLDKQVPPAQSGPQPGKAGRDRPIVIMLDPGHGGEDSGAVGKYKTREKDVVLQIARRLRALIEKEGNMKVFMTRNEDIFIPLKVRVAKAQKQRADLFVSIHADAFTSRQPSGSSVFALSTKGATSTAAKYLAQTQNASDLIGGVSKSGDRYVDHTMFDMVQSLTIADSLKFGKAVLNKLGKINNLHKNQVEQAGFAVLKAPDIPSILVETAFISNVEEERKLKTATFQQEVAESILAGIKAYFADGATLARRG
- a CDS encoding fimbrial chaperone; this translates as MTLTTTSSLASVVIQGTRVIYPESAKEVTVKMVNEGRSPLLVQSWLDDGNENGDPAKMKLPFIVTPPVSRLDPQKGQSVRITWTGKALAQDKESIFWFNVLEIPPKDKNAEGKSKLNLALRSRIKFFYRPASLKGSFIDGLNNVKWSLVNDAGNVAIVLKNDSPYYLSLIGGAVWAGAKKYDYKPKMLSPFSEERFVVPQLTTTSVNKVSWVALNDYGADAEVVKTVK
- a CDS encoding fimbrial protein, whose protein sequence is MKKFTIAAIAMAFAGSAFAGDQDSADIHFAGEVQTNICTAALLGGGTSVQLDPTDVKTVSAATTDSVMKKDFTVSLDCTAQGSKDKITGASYATVTGYLAAAKGTAVNASTSALDNTDVSAAGAQGVGFQVQNKDSSNAVQTFTTADRQAKVIDTAAPMLFNYNVGYLKTGTVSGGLVAADAMFIATYQ
- a CDS encoding fimbrial protein encodes the protein MNKLIVLLLSGLAWVNSARAADTVEYEFTGRVTELTCKVELYSYTGTPLSALYVGGLVIDTLPAIGDITWVSNAGDYYFRVSCPSGYKASTVTGKISTSQEVDAATLAIKSEDRNNQFGFVFKDTDQNMMIDFSTAENTQTLVQDGDVKRADFNFIVGVVPYGVNVNYGFLQASIMFTATFE
- a CDS encoding fimbrial protein, which gives rise to MKYLPFLLSLMAFCVYGAAPVYDTVQTPEIVVSAFVEPIPTQCKVWVEVDGVSSTTIALETASLKELQGATSGALHQKSFAIRSECTQAEQYYPNIRWVTSGETDPATYALKNTALSGAVNVGFLVQDQSTPPGSVVNFQTGSRKDYEYVDRGRCYKLEEGERVCFNWASTYSVGYIAYGTPGAGIVTADATVIINVE